The following are from one region of the Nicotiana tabacum cultivar K326 chromosome 3, ASM71507v2, whole genome shotgun sequence genome:
- the LOC107829487 gene encoding protein trichome birefringence-like 19, whose product MKWKNLHMLLESFRKVVLPILTLVLLVKITFSSYNTTTDSLLQNLESTLNKSVPFDQQKHEAITQLQSVGITSINHSEKVGIKQQTCNLFEGKWIPFPYGPYYTNETNCAIDDRQNCMKFGRLDRDFIHWRWKPDDCELPLFDAMQFLELVRGKTLAFVGDSLARNQMQSLVCLLASAAIPVDVSETKDTRFRRWLFKDYNFTIIALWSPQLIKSYESDPNGYSYNSLMDLYLDKADDVWASQVDKAHIIIISGGQWFFRPFLYYENGQLIGCHKCNEKNTTKLSHYYGYRMAFRTAFKTLLSLKKLKSRLVILRPFSPQHFENGEWNKGGNCNRTRPFTNQDIKLDGYTLQMYLTQLQEFKAAQKEGKKKGVKFRLLDTTEAMLLRPDGHPNNYGHWPNEKKLADCVHWCMPGPVDTWNELLLSILKMEAE is encoded by the exons ATGAAGTGGAAGAACTTGCATATGCTGTTGGAAAGCTTTAGAAAAGTTGTACTACCAATCTTAACATTAGTACTCCTAGTCAAAATCACCTTTTCTTCATATAATACTACCACTGATTCTTTGCTGCAAAATCTTGAATCAACCCTCAATAAATCAGTCCCTTTTGATCAGCAAAAACATGAGGCAATCACCCAACTGCAGTCTGTTGGAATTACAAGCATTAATCATTCAGAAAAAGTAGGGATAAAGCAGCAAACATGCAACCTCTTTGAGGGGAAGTGGATACCATTTCCATATGGGCCATACTATACAAATGAGACAAACTGCGCGATCGATGATCGACAAAATTGCATGAAATTTGGAAGACTGGATCGTGATTTTATACACTGGAGATGGAAACCAGATGATTGTGAGCTGCCACTATTTGATGCTATGCAATTTTTGGAACTTGTACGTGGTAAAACTTTGGCTTTCGTTGGAGACTCGCTAGCAAGAAACCAGATGCAGTCACTGGTGTGCCTTCTAGCTAGT GCGGCCATTCCTGTAGACGTATCAGAGACTAAGGACACGAGATTCAGGCGATGGTTGTTTAAAGATTACAACTTCACAATCATAGCCCTATGGTCTCCACAGTTGATTAAATCCTATGAATCTGATCCTAATGGCTATTCCTACAACAGTCTCATGGATCTGTATCTAGACAAGGCCGATGATGTCTGGGCAAGTCAAGTTGACAAAGCTCATATTATCATAATCTCCGGAGGACAATGGTTCTTTAGGCCATTTTTGTACTACGAAAACGGTCAGCTCATCGGATGTCACAAATGCAATGAAAAAAACACCACAAAACTTAGCCATTATTATGGATACAGAATGGCGTTTCGTACAGCTTTTAAGACACTTTTAAGCCTCAAGAAACTAAAGAGTCGATTGGTAATACTAAGGCCATTCTCCCCTCAACATTTTGAGAACGGGGAATGGAATAAAGGAGGGAATTGCAATAGAACAAGACCCTTTACGAATCAAGATATTAAGTTGGATGGATATACATTACAAATGTATTTGACTCAATTGCAGGAATTTAAGGCAGCACAAAAGGAAGGCAAGAAAAAGGGTGTCAAGTTTCGATTGTTAGATACAACTGAAGCAATGTTACTGAGGCCAGATGGGCATCCAAATAATTATGGACATTGGCCAAATGAGAAGAAATTAGCTGATTGTGTGCATTGGTGTATGCCAGGCCCTGTTGATACATGGAATGAGCTTTTATTATCCATTTTGAAGATGGAAGCAGAATGA
- the LOC107829485 gene encoding protein trichome birefringence-like 19, translating into MELPFGKYSTSTQRTPKIFLLLVLAVIVLGLIPLYHPFNWYPADLLTQYPSEISPATYHAEEQKIKIKEPETCDIFSGEWVWNPDGPYYTNMTCFAIHEHQNCMKYGRPDSDYLKYRWKPNGCELPIFNPFQFLDMVRNKSLALVGDSVGRNQMQSLICLLGRVEYPEDISDNPDQAFKKLRYKTYNFTLATYWSPFLVSTKEADKDGPSHTGVFNLYLDEADEKWTNEIEGYDYVILNAGHWFARISVYYENNQRVGCRYCGLPNVTALPLNYAYQRAFRTALKAINDLENFKGVAILRTFAPSHFEGGDWNSGGDCVRTRPFRSNETALDGQSLEQYQIQVEEFKAAEKEGKTKGKRFRLMDTTQAMLLRPDGHPSKYGHWPNANVVLYNDCVHWCLPGPIDSWADFLFHMIKMEGTRSLEEKLQ; encoded by the exons ATGGAGCTTCCCTTTGGGAAATACTCCACTTCAACTCAAAGAACCCCAAAAATATTCTTACTTTTAGTTTTAGCAGTTATAGTTCTGGGTCTCATCCCTCTTTATCACCCATTTAATTGGTACCCAGCAGATTTATTAACCCAATATCCATCTGAAATTTCACCCGCTACATACCATGCGGAGGAGCAGAAAATAAAGATTAAAGAGCCAGAAACATGTGATATTTTCAGTGGAGAATGGGTTTGGAATCCGGATGGTCCATATTATACGAATATGACCTGTTTTGCGATCCATGAGCACCAAAATTGTATGAAGTATGGTAGACCGGATTCTGATTACTTGAAGTATAGGTGGAAGCCTAATGGTTGTGAGCTTCCCATTTTCAACCCGTTTCAGTTTTTAgatatggttagaaacaagtctTTGGCGCTTGTTGGTGATTCAGTTGGAAGAAATCAAATGCAGTCTTTGATTTGTCTCTTGGGCCGG GTGGAATATCCTGAGGATATATCTGATAATCCAGATCAAGCTTTCAAAAAGTTAAGATACAAAACTTACAACTTTACATTAGCAACATATTGGTCACCATTTTTGGTATCAACGAAAGAAGCAGATAAAGATGGTCCAAGCCATACTGGAGTCTTCAACCTTTACCTTGATGAAGCAGACGAAAAATGGACCAACGAAATTGAAGGATACGACTATGTCATCTTAAATGCCGGCCATTGGTTTGCTCGGATTAGCGTCTACTACGAGAACAACCAACGAGTTGGCTGCAGGTACTGTGGACTGCCAAATGTCACTGCACTCCCACTTAACTATGCATACCAAAGGGCATTCAGAACTGCTCTTAAAGCCATCAATGACTTGGAAAATTTTAAGGGTGTAGCGATTCTTAGGACTTTTGCACCTTCTCATTTTGAAGGTGGGGACTGGAATAGTGGAGGGGATTGTGTAAGGACAAGGCCGTTCAGAAGTAATGAGACCGCGTTGGATGGTCAAAGCTTGGAGCAATACCAGATCCAAGTTGAAGAGTTTAAGGCTGCAGAGAAAGAAGGGAAGACGAAGGGGAAGAGATTCAGATTGATGGACACAACACAAGCAATGTTATTGAGACCAGATGGACATCCAAGTAAATATGGGCATTGGCCAAATGCGAATGTGGTATTGTACAATGACTGTGTTCATTGGTGCTTGCCTGGTCCTATTGATTCGTGGGCCGATTTCTTGTTTCATATGATCAAGATGGAGGGCACCAGATCCCTAGAGGAAAAGCTTCAATGA